Proteins from one Camelina sativa cultivar DH55 chromosome 8, Cs, whole genome shotgun sequence genomic window:
- the LOC104706876 gene encoding EKC/KEOPS complex subunit bud32-like, giving the protein MMVCEENVGNESLVLIKQGAEARVFECTFAGRKSIVKERFSKKYRHPILDAKLTLRRLNAEARCMTKARKLGVCTPVLYAVDTVLHSLTLEYIEGDSVKDIFLDFGANGIVEERLDDVATQIGAAIAKLHDGGLAHGDLTTSNMLVRSGTNQLVLIDFGLSVTSTLPEDKAVDLYVLERA; this is encoded by the exons ATGATGGTCTGTGAGGAAAACGTTGGGAATGAATCTCTTGTTCTGATAAAACAAGGAGCCGAAGCT AGGGTGTTTGAGTGTACGTTTGCCGGAAGAAAATCCATAGTGAAAGAACGATTCTCGAAGAAGTACAGACACCCGATTTTGGATGCAAAACTCACACTTAGGCGCTTGAATGCG GAGGCTAGGTGTATGACAAAGGCAAGAAAGCTTGGGGTTTGTACACCAGTACTCTATGCCGTGGATACTGTGCTTCACTCCTTGACACTTGAGTACATTGAGGGCGACTCTGTTAAGGACATTTTCCTTGACTTTGGAGCCAATGGGATTGTTGAGGAACGGTTAGATGATGTTGCTACTCAGATTGGGGCTGCCATTGCGAAGCTCCATGATGGTGGCTTGGCTCACGGTGATTTGACCACATCAAATATGCTAGTCAGAAGTGGAACGAATCAGCTC GTACTAATCGATTTTGGCTTGAGTGTCACATCGACCTTACCTGAAGACAAAGCTGTTGATTTATATGTACTTGAAAGAGCCTAA